One window from the genome of Bacillus tianshenii encodes:
- a CDS encoding ArsA family ATPase — MKQLLDKEIVFIGGKGGVGKSTSAAAFALQAANSGKKTLLVSTDPAHNTGDIFHKKLSGTISTVSNNLDAVEIDEERETKAYIKQVKSNLKGNIKAHMLEEVHRQIDLAAKTPGAAEAALFDRMTSLILEERSSYDLLVFDTAPTGHTVRLLTLPELMGAWIDGMLERRQKRNENYTQLLNDGEPVEDPIFEVLQERRTRFRKVRELLMDDSRTGFAFVLNPERLPILETAKAIELLSAHQLTVQTLIINKVLPHDADGSFFQKRRLQEKEYIEKIKKEFSNQEKVWVPFFSEDISDIEKLKQFSIYLL, encoded by the coding sequence TTGAAACAATTATTAGATAAAGAAATTGTGTTTATCGGGGGAAAAGGTGGTGTCGGTAAATCCACTTCAGCCGCTGCATTTGCATTGCAGGCAGCGAACTCAGGAAAGAAGACATTACTTGTTTCTACTGACCCTGCACATAATACAGGAGATATTTTTCACAAGAAATTAAGTGGTACAATTTCCACTGTCTCTAATAATCTCGATGCAGTCGAGATTGATGAAGAGCGGGAGACAAAAGCATATATTAAACAAGTAAAAAGCAACTTAAAAGGAAATATAAAAGCCCATATGCTCGAAGAAGTTCATCGTCAAATCGACCTTGCTGCAAAAACACCAGGAGCAGCAGAAGCTGCCCTGTTCGACCGGATGACGTCGTTAATACTAGAAGAGCGTTCAAGCTATGATTTATTAGTTTTTGATACAGCTCCTACCGGCCACACCGTTCGTTTGCTTACCTTGCCAGAATTAATGGGAGCTTGGATTGATGGGATGCTTGAACGACGACAAAAACGAAATGAAAATTACACCCAGCTTTTAAATGATGGTGAGCCCGTGGAAGACCCGATATTTGAAGTGCTGCAGGAGCGTCGGACGAGGTTTCGCAAAGTAAGAGAGTTATTGATGGATGACAGCCGCACAGGCTTTGCATTTGTGCTAAACCCGGAACGGCTACCTATTCTAGAGACAGCAAAAGCGATTGAATTATTGAGTGCCCACCAGTTGACTGTTCAAACACTCATTATTAATAAAGTTCTTCCCCATGATGCAGATGGATCATTCTTTCAGAAGAGACGCCTGCAAGAAAAAGAATACATTGAAAAAATCAAAAAAGAGTTTTCAAATCAAGAAAAAGTATGGGTGCCATTCTTCTCTGAAGATATCTCTGATATAGAAAAATTAAAACAATTTTCTATATATCTGTTGTAG
- the yhfH gene encoding protein YhfH, producing MMKVTEFFKNLPPKHCHKCGDKIEEQHECYNNQCNSCLSDMK from the coding sequence ATGATGAAAGTTACTGAATTTTTTAAGAACCTGCCACCAAAGCATTGCCATAAATGTGGTGACAAAATCGAAGAGCAACATGAGTGCTACAACAATCAGTGTAATAGCTGCTTAAGCGACATGAAGTAA
- a CDS encoding MBL fold metallo-hydrolase produces the protein MKVTVVGFWGAFPKANEATTGYLFEHNGFQLLVDCGSGVVSKLQNYMEIKDLDAVILSHYHHDHMADIGVLQYARMIKRILGEVEGVLPIYGHVEDTDGFMKLSRDPDTVGVAYNPVETLTVGPFSIQFLRTKHPVVCYAMRVETEEKIVVFTADTSYTDDFVPFAADADLLIAESSFYDGQDAQAAGHMTCTEAASIAQQANVKHLLLTHLPHFGQIEEMLTQAKDIYHGKVTLAATGWEWEA, from the coding sequence ATGAAGGTTACAGTAGTGGGATTTTGGGGAGCATTTCCGAAAGCAAATGAAGCGACAACAGGTTATTTATTTGAACACAATGGTTTTCAGTTATTAGTTGATTGTGGGAGCGGCGTTGTTTCAAAACTTCAAAATTACATGGAAATTAAAGATTTAGATGCAGTGATACTGTCCCATTATCATCATGATCATATGGCCGATATCGGAGTGCTTCAATACGCTAGAATGATTAAGCGTATACTCGGAGAAGTAGAAGGAGTATTGCCCATCTATGGTCATGTGGAAGATACAGACGGGTTTATGAAATTATCGAGAGACCCAGATACAGTTGGTGTTGCTTATAATCCAGTCGAAACGTTAACAGTTGGGCCGTTTTCTATTCAATTTCTAAGAACAAAGCATCCGGTTGTCTGCTATGCCATGCGGGTCGAAACAGAAGAGAAAATTGTCGTTTTCACAGCAGATACAAGTTATACAGATGATTTTGTTCCTTTTGCAGCAGATGCTGATCTTTTAATTGCTGAAAGTAGCTTTTATGATGGACAAGATGCACAAGCAGCAGGGCATATGACATGTACAGAAGCAGCATCAATAGCACAGCAGGCAAATGTAAAACATCTGTTACTTACACACTTGCCTCATTTCGGACAAATAGAAGAGATGCTGACCCAAGCAAAAGACATCTATCATGGAAAAGTGACCCTTGCAGCTACCGGCTGGGAATGGGAAGCATAG
- a CDS encoding lipoate--protein ligase, which translates to MLFIDNQGITDPRMNLAIEEYAVKHLDINETYLLFYINEPSIIIGKNQNTAEEINQSYVDENGIHVVRRLSGGGAVYHDLGNLNFSFITKDDGNSFHDFKKFTEPVIEALQRLGIKAELSGRNDIVAGDGRKISGNAQFSTKGRMFSHGTLLFDSEIENVVSALNVKMEKIKSKGIKSIRSRVANIREFLDEQMTTEQFREMLLRYIFDTDGEVPQYVLTKEDWKKINEISEERYKNWDWNYGKSPKFNVQYAHRFPIGQIDVRLEVKKGIIDQVKIFGDFFGVGDVAEIESVLIGTRYEKKEVTNALQNIDITHYFGNVQKEEFIDLMF; encoded by the coding sequence GTGCTCTTTATTGATAATCAAGGTATTACAGACCCGCGTATGAATCTTGCAATAGAAGAATATGCTGTGAAACACTTAGACATTAATGAAACATATTTACTCTTTTACATAAATGAACCCTCTATTATTATCGGCAAAAATCAAAATACAGCTGAAGAGATTAATCAAAGCTATGTAGATGAAAATGGCATTCATGTTGTACGCCGTTTATCAGGTGGTGGGGCTGTCTACCATGACCTCGGGAACTTGAATTTCAGTTTTATTACGAAGGATGACGGCAACAGCTTTCATGATTTCAAGAAATTCACAGAACCTGTTATCGAAGCACTTCAGCGTCTTGGCATAAAAGCTGAACTTTCCGGGCGAAATGATATTGTTGCAGGAGATGGAAGGAAAATTTCCGGGAATGCTCAGTTTTCTACAAAAGGAAGAATGTTTAGCCACGGAACTCTCTTATTTGATTCTGAAATTGAAAACGTTGTCTCAGCGCTGAACGTCAAGATGGAGAAGATTAAATCAAAAGGTATCAAATCGATTCGGAGCCGAGTAGCAAATATCCGGGAATTTTTAGATGAACAAATGACAACAGAGCAGTTTCGTGAAATGCTGCTTCGTTATATTTTTGATACGGATGGAGAAGTTCCGCAGTATGTATTAACAAAGGAAGACTGGAAGAAGATTAACGAGATTTCTGAAGAGCGTTACAAGAATTGGGATTGGAATTATGGGAAATCACCGAAGTTTAATGTTCAATACGCCCATCGCTTTCCGATTGGCCAAATTGATGTACGGCTAGAAGTTAAGAAAGGGATTATCGACCAAGTAAAAATATTTGGGGACTTCTTCGGTGTTGGAGATGTAGCTGAAATTGAAAGTGTACTTATCGGTACACGCTATGAAAAGAAAGAAGTAACTAATGCTCTTCAAAATATCGACATTACTCACTATTTCGGAAATGTTCAAAAAGAAGAATTCATTGATTTAATGTTCTAA